The window GCAGATCCAGCCACGCCGGGCCGGAGCAGGCGTGCGGCCAGTCGAGCAGGACGGCCCGGCCGCCGGAGATGAGCAGGTTGTCGGCCCGCAGGTCGAGGTGGACGAGCGAGTCGCCGTCGAGGTGGGCCAGCGCGTCGGCGGGCAGCTCGGTGGCGAGGGACTCCCGGGCGGTCGGCAGGCCGGGTACGGGGCAGGGCGTCGCGACGGTGACGAGCGTCTCGAGCGCCGCGACGACGAGGCCCAGCTCGTCGCGCCGCCAGGGCAGGGCGGGGTGCCGGCCGGCCACGTCCTCCAGGACGAGCACCTGCCACTCCCCCACCTCGCGCGCGCCGAGCAGCCGCGGTGCGGGGACACCCGGAGGCAGGAGGGCCGCGATCCGCCCCTCCCGGGCGTGCATCGCGGGGCTGGCGGCGTTCTGCGCCGGGCTGACGGCCTTGACGAACGCGCGGGTCCCGGCCGTCGTCTCGACGCGGTCGGCCGACCCGGGCGAGAAACCCCCGGGCTGGGAGACGGCGTGCACGACGGACGCACCCAGCACCTCGGCGACAGCGGCGTGGACGGTGGCGGGCAGGTCCTCCCACCCGACGCGGTTGCCTCCGGACGCGATCACGGGGTCCACCGTCGCAGCGCAGGGTGTCGGAGCGCCAAGGGGTTTCCGCGGGTGGGCGGACGCGGGTCGTCCCCCTGCTCACACGTCACCGGGACGAGCGCTCGGCAAGTTCGCAGGTTGCTTGGCAGGTTCGCAAGCTGCTCGGCAAGCTCACCAGGAGATCCACGGCTCGTCGCCTCGCCCATCGGCGCGCCGACGGCCTTGCCACGAGAATGAACGGAGAATATAAAGGATGTAAAAGAGGAGGAGACGTGCCGAACCCCTTCACACCGACCGCAGGAGCCCGCCCACCCGTCCTCATCGGACGAGACGCAGTCCTGGAGGACTTCCGGATCGCGCTCGAGGACGGGCCGGGTGCACCCGGGCGCCTCTCCCTCGTCACGGGGGCCCGCGGTGTGGGGAAGACGGTCGTGCTCGCGGAGCTGACGGAGATCGCCCGGACGACGGGCTGGGTCACCATCGACGAGACGGCGACCCCGGGACTCCTGGAGCGCGTCCGTCTTTCGGCCGTCCGCGCATTCGAAACCCTTGACCTCGCTCCGGGAAAGCGCCGCGCGCTCACGGGGTTCACCGTCGGTCGTCTGGGCGGGGCCCAGTTCGTCCCACCACCACCGCCACGTTCCCCCGGGTTGCGCGAAGCCCTAGAAGAACTGTTGTCTCCGGTCGAGGAGCGGGGCAGCGGCCTGCTGGTCACCATCGACGAGGTGCACCGCAAGGAGATCGACGACCTCCGCCAGATCGCCGCCACGTTCCAGCACCTGGTCCGGGAGGACCGGGACGTCGCCCTGGTCGTGGCGGGCCTGCCGTCGGCGGTGCACGACCTCCTGAACGACGATGTCCTGACGTTCCTCCGGCGCGCCGACCGGCAGACACTGGCGGACGTCCCCCTCGACGACGTCCGGGTGGCCTTGTCCACAACGATCGCGGGTAGCGAGGTCGACATCACCGAGGAGGCTCTGGACGTCGCCACGACGGCCACGGGCGGCTACCCCTTCATGGTGCAGCTCGTCGGTTACCACGTCTGGCGACGGGCGGACGACGGCGTCATCGAGGTCGAGGCCGCCGCGGCGGGCGTCGCAGCGGCCCAGGTTCGGCTGGGGAGCACCGTCCACGAGGCGAACTTGGCGTCCCTGTCGGCCGTCGACCGGACGTACCTCGTCGCGATGGCTCAGGACGACGGACCGTCGAGGACGAGCGCCGTGGCGGCGCGCATGTCGCGGGACATGCAGTACCAGAACGTCTACCGCGACCGCCTCATCACGGCCGGCATCATCAAGCCCGCTGGTCACGGGCTGGTCGACTTCGCCGTCCCTTACCTGCGCGAGTACCTGCGCGACCACGCCGCGCGCTACGAGATGCAGGGGCGCCTCACCGAGGAGTGAGGCGCCCCCGCACCGTCTGGGAACGTCAGATCGAGACGGCGCTCTCCGCCCGCCGCACGACGAGCCCGGAGGAACTCGACGCGGGGTCGTCGAGGTCGAAGCTGCCGCGCGCGACGTCCACCTCGACGGTGTCACCGTCGCGGACCTCCCCGGACAGGATCGCCCTGGCCAGGCGGTCGCCGATCTCGCGCTGCACGAGGCGGCGCAGCGGCCGGGCCCCGTAGGCGGGGTCGTAGCCGGTGAGGGCCAGCCAGTCCTTCGCCGCGTCGCTCACGTCGAGGACGAGGCGGCGGTCGGCGAGGCGCTCGGCCATC is drawn from Kineococcus endophyticus and contains these coding sequences:
- a CDS encoding ATP-binding protein, encoding MPNPFTPTAGARPPVLIGRDAVLEDFRIALEDGPGAPGRLSLVTGARGVGKTVVLAELTEIARTTGWVTIDETATPGLLERVRLSAVRAFETLDLAPGKRRALTGFTVGRLGGAQFVPPPPPRSPGLREALEELLSPVEERGSGLLVTIDEVHRKEIDDLRQIAATFQHLVREDRDVALVVAGLPSAVHDLLNDDVLTFLRRADRQTLADVPLDDVRVALSTTIAGSEVDITEEALDVATTATGGYPFMVQLVGYHVWRRADDGVIEVEAAAAGVAAAQVRLGSTVHEANLASLSAVDRTYLVAMAQDDGPSRTSAVAARMSRDMQYQNVYRDRLITAGIIKPAGHGLVDFAVPYLREYLRDHAARYEMQGRLTEE
- a CDS encoding phosphotransferase, which encodes MIASGGNRVGWEDLPATVHAAVAEVLGASVVHAVSQPGGFSPGSADRVETTAGTRAFVKAVSPAQNAASPAMHAREGRIAALLPPGVPAPRLLGAREVGEWQVLVLEDVAGRHPALPWRRDELGLVVAALETLVTVATPCPVPGLPTARESLATELPADALAHLDGDSLVHLDLRADNLLISGGRAVLLDWPHACSGPAWLDLLALLFEVDRLGGEDLAEEVLRTSTLTGDVEPHVLTTVLAGFAVFFLTRAAEPDPPGLPTLRAFQRAQGEALQHWVARRRGGSAPECA